In Nanohaloarchaea archaeon SW_7_43_1, a single window of DNA contains:
- a CDS encoding Asp-tRNA(Asn)/Glu-tRNA(Gln) amidotransferase subunit GatA, which yields MDLRQIIEGDKEIDEDKFLEDLKEADSKLNFMRKIEKENSETGRELSGVPFIVKDAICTENITTSAGSKIIENYEPVFDATVVERLKNAGAVFYGKTNQDEFGFGTFSTNCAFGTPRNPHDKERVVGGSSGGAAAVVAAIDQPVISIGESTGGSITNPAAYNGVVGITPTYGRVSRYGLVDYANSLDKIGILSNSVYGCAKGLEVISGEDENDHTTSDRKVENYSDLEEKDELKIGIPKQYLELDGLEEGVRENFEDSVRKLEELGAEVEEVDMPLLSADTAVPAYYVLAMAETSTNLARFAGMRYGMEKNPEKFDDFNDYFSQIRSEGFGEEAKRRVLLGTYTRKAGYRDAYYIKAAEVRRKIINQFKDAFKKYDVLISPSMPNIAPRIEDAESMLPEEVYAMDTLTIGPNLAGMPMISVPNGESNDMPTGLHIVGNHFEEEKVLDTAYTYTEGEEE from the coding sequence ATGGATCTTAGACAGATCATTGAGGGAGATAAGGAAATCGATGAGGATAAGTTCCTTGAAGACCTGAAGGAAGCTGATTCTAAGCTAAACTTCATGAGGAAGATTGAGAAAGAGAACTCTGAAACCGGCCGCGAGCTCTCTGGGGTACCTTTTATCGTTAAAGATGCCATCTGTACAGAGAATATTACAACCTCAGCTGGCTCAAAAATAATCGAAAACTATGAACCTGTCTTCGATGCGACAGTTGTTGAGAGGCTGAAAAATGCAGGAGCAGTATTTTATGGTAAAACTAATCAAGATGAGTTCGGGTTTGGAACCTTTTCAACTAATTGTGCATTCGGAACTCCAAGAAATCCTCACGACAAGGAAAGAGTGGTTGGAGGTTCCTCAGGTGGAGCAGCAGCAGTTGTTGCAGCGATAGACCAACCTGTAATCTCAATTGGAGAATCCACAGGAGGTTCAATAACTAATCCTGCGGCCTACAATGGTGTAGTTGGTATCACACCCACTTACGGCCGGGTTTCAAGATACGGTCTCGTAGATTATGCCAACTCTCTAGACAAGATAGGGATTCTATCCAACTCAGTTTATGGATGTGCAAAGGGACTAGAGGTAATTTCAGGGGAAGACGAAAACGATCACACCACCTCTGACAGAAAGGTGGAGAATTATTCCGATCTTGAAGAAAAGGATGAACTAAAAATCGGAATCCCGAAACAGTACCTTGAACTTGATGGATTGGAGGAAGGAGTAAGAGAAAACTTTGAGGATTCAGTTAGGAAACTGGAAGAGCTTGGAGCAGAAGTAGAAGAAGTCGATATGCCATTGCTTTCGGCAGATACTGCGGTTCCGGCTTATTATGTTTTGGCGATGGCGGAGACATCAACTAACCTGGCAAGGTTCGCCGGAATGAGATATGGGATGGAGAAAAATCCGGAAAAGTTCGATGATTTCAATGATTACTTCTCACAGATCCGGTCAGAGGGATTCGGAGAGGAAGCCAAGAGAAGAGTACTGCTCGGAACTTATACTAGGAAAGCTGGGTACAGGGATGCTTACTATATCAAGGCAGCCGAGGTCAGGCGGAAGATAATCAACCAGTTCAAAGATGCGTTCAAGAAATATGATGTCCTGATCTCGCCTTCAATGCCGAACATTGCACCGAGAATAGAGGACGCCGAATCAATGCTTCCGGAAGAGGTCTATGCAATGGATACATTGACCATTGGACCAAACCTCGCCGGCATGCCCATGATCTCAGTTCCAAACGGTGAAAGCAATGATATGCCAACCGGGTTGCACATAGTGGGCAACCACTTTGAGGAGGAAAAAGTACTTGATACAGCCTATACATACACAGAAGGTGAGGAAGAATGA
- a CDS encoding NUDIX hydrolase, which produces MPEKHKPRTASYLILEKGNEVLLMKRKNTGFKDGNYSLIAGHVDEGENFREAMIREAEEEVDIGIKKENLETVSIMHRRSEGNVYVDIFFKAGNWEGEPTNKEPEKCEELRWVRKNDLPENTIGYVKRAINEMDDGLEYQEIGWD; this is translated from the coding sequence ATGCCTGAAAAACATAAACCGAGAACAGCTTCTTACTTAATACTTGAGAAGGGCAATGAAGTTCTTCTGATGAAGAGAAAGAATACCGGTTTCAAAGATGGGAATTACAGTCTTATTGCGGGTCATGTTGATGAAGGTGAGAACTTTAGGGAAGCAATGATCAGGGAAGCTGAAGAGGAAGTAGATATAGGAATCAAGAAAGAAAATCTTGAAACAGTCTCGATTATGCACCGCAGATCAGAAGGAAATGTCTATGTTGATATATTTTTCAAAGCAGGAAATTGGGAAGGAGAACCGACGAATAAGGAACCTGAAAAATGCGAGGAACTTCGATGGGTGAGAAAGAATGATCTTCCAGAAAATACTATAGGATACGTTAAGAGGGCCATCAATGAAATGGACGATGGACTTGAATATCAAGAAATTGGCTGGGATTAG
- a CDS encoding Asp-tRNA(Asn)/Glu-tRNA(Gln) amidotransferase GatCAB subunit C, whose translation MVEPEDVEEIADNARINLEEGEAEKFAEEFENIISIFQKLEKIDTEDVEPAFHPVETDPKTREDEVEETLDKDEVLQNTENEEDGYFKGPSA comes from the coding sequence ATGGTTGAGCCTGAAGATGTAGAGGAAATTGCGGACAATGCCAGAATCAATTTGGAGGAAGGAGAGGCTGAGAAATTTGCAGAAGAGTTTGAAAATATTATTTCGATTTTTCAAAAACTAGAGAAAATAGACACTGAAGACGTTGAACCTGCTTTCCATCCGGTGGAAACAGATCCGAAAACTCGTGAAGATGAAGTCGAAGAAACATTGGATAAAGACGAGGTACTCCAGAATACAGAGAATGAGGAAGACGGATACTTCAAAGGACCAAGTGCATAA
- the ftsZ gene encoding cell division protein FtsZ codes for MESLIDNNESGKDVENLDDVKDARIVVVGVGGAGNNQVTRIQKKDVQGADTVAINTDKQHLEMASANRKILVGKDLTKGLGAGGKPEKGARSAEENRAELRSIFKDADMVFLTAGMGGGTGTGATPVLAEIAKKEDCIVIGTVTMPFEIEGARMSKAEDGLYRLRQHVDTAIVIENDKLLDIAGDMPLDQAFGVADELITTMIKGVTETISKPSLVNLDYADVQAIMNQGGVAVVGYGESDTKNKGEEAIHEALSNPLLDVEFEGANGALLHVAGGSDLTLNEINDVGQKVKHHLDSHAQVIWGARVKEELQGKLQVISIITGVESPYVLGEVEEETETEVSGDVNDLGIEVIE; via the coding sequence ATGGAATCCCTAATAGATAACAACGAGTCCGGAAAAGACGTCGAAAATCTTGATGATGTAAAAGATGCTAGAATTGTAGTTGTAGGAGTCGGCGGAGCAGGAAATAACCAGGTAACCCGTATCCAGAAGAAGGATGTACAAGGTGCCGATACAGTGGCAATCAACACCGATAAACAGCACCTAGAAATGGCTTCAGCCAATCGGAAAATCCTCGTAGGAAAAGATCTGACAAAAGGCCTTGGAGCAGGAGGAAAACCCGAGAAAGGTGCAAGATCAGCTGAAGAGAACCGTGCCGAACTACGATCAATCTTCAAAGACGCAGACATGGTCTTCCTCACAGCAGGAATGGGGGGAGGAACAGGAACAGGAGCAACACCGGTTCTTGCAGAAATCGCAAAGAAAGAAGACTGCATAGTAATAGGAACAGTGACAATGCCTTTCGAGATCGAGGGCGCAAGAATGAGTAAAGCAGAAGATGGCCTATACAGACTGAGACAACATGTAGATACCGCAATCGTAATTGAAAACGACAAACTACTAGATATAGCAGGCGACATGCCTCTAGACCAGGCATTCGGAGTAGCAGACGAACTGATCACAACAATGATTAAAGGAGTAACAGAGACAATCTCCAAGCCTTCCCTGGTCAACCTGGACTACGCAGATGTACAGGCAATCATGAACCAGGGAGGAGTAGCAGTAGTAGGATACGGGGAATCAGATACAAAGAACAAAGGAGAGGAAGCAATCCACGAAGCCCTCAGCAACCCGCTACTCGACGTAGAGTTCGAAGGAGCAAACGGAGCATTACTTCACGTAGCAGGAGGATCAGACCTCACCCTGAACGAGATCAATGACGTAGGACAGAAAGTTAAACACCACCTAGACAGCCATGCACAGGTAATCTGGGGCGCACGAGTAAAGGAAGAGCTCCAAGGCAAACTCCAAGTCATCTCGATTATTACGGGAGTCGAATCACCTTATGTCCTTGGTGAAGTGGAGGAAGAAACAGAGACAGAAGTCTCAGGAGATGTCAATGATCTGGGAATCGAAGTAATTGAATAA
- a CDS encoding ribosome biogenesis/translation initiation ATPase RLI, producing the protein MPTEKNSKKFIVAINQEKIEPDLARETVINFDPLNRAGKEGGFYLNENEELHIDNEDVMEAHKMAINKYPYDNAITMIQLPFEKGDKVHQFFENSFRLYGLPVPEKGRSIGLIGENGIGKSISLKILADDIKPNLGEWENPPKWKGILKEYRGTGLQNHFDALAEDETSSAYKPQQVEKLPDVYSGEVRNLLQSSAGKKEEIEEITKKLDINQLLDRDVENLSGGELQRIAIASTLLKEKDIYMFDEPSSFLDVKQRLNAGREIVRLAEDKSVMTVEHDLATLDLIASGIHIFYGEPGGYGMVSDTLSTKEGINNYLDGYLPSQNVRFRKESIEFDRTKRSQVEQHETVLEFPNFSKDFGEGEFELETEAGELHEEEILAVFGENGLGKTVFARMLAGAIEPESGDSPDISISYKPQYLEAQDETVQEALSKHTNVENKRFENRIAEPLGLKKLYENNLQDLSGGELQRVGIAICLSKNSDIYLLDEPSAYLDVEARVELGRTLKRFARKTEKPLMVIDHDLLMLDYIADRGIIFTGEPGIRGSSTEPTEIGEAIDLFLKEVDLTFRKDPDTGRPRANKPGSQKDQEQREKGEYYEK; encoded by the coding sequence ATGCCAACAGAGAAAAACTCGAAAAAATTCATTGTAGCGATTAATCAGGAGAAAATAGAACCTGATCTGGCCCGTGAGACAGTCATAAACTTTGACCCGCTGAACCGGGCAGGAAAAGAAGGCGGTTTCTACCTAAATGAGAACGAAGAGCTTCATATTGATAATGAGGATGTGATGGAAGCTCACAAGATGGCTATCAACAAGTACCCATACGACAACGCAATCACAATGATACAGCTTCCCTTTGAGAAAGGAGATAAAGTCCACCAGTTCTTTGAAAATAGTTTCCGGCTTTACGGCTTACCTGTACCCGAAAAAGGCAGGTCAATAGGTTTGATCGGGGAAAACGGAATAGGTAAATCTATATCCCTCAAGATACTGGCCGACGATATAAAACCAAATCTAGGAGAGTGGGAAAACCCGCCGAAATGGAAAGGGATACTGAAGGAATACAGAGGGACAGGGCTACAGAACCATTTCGATGCGCTGGCAGAAGACGAAACATCCTCAGCGTACAAACCGCAGCAAGTAGAGAAGTTACCGGATGTCTACTCAGGAGAGGTCAGAAATCTTCTGCAGAGCTCGGCAGGGAAAAAAGAAGAGATAGAAGAAATAACGAAAAAACTGGATATCAATCAGCTACTGGACCGAGATGTTGAGAACCTATCAGGAGGAGAACTACAGAGAATAGCGATCGCATCTACCCTACTAAAAGAAAAAGATATCTACATGTTCGACGAGCCCTCATCCTTCCTCGACGTTAAACAGAGACTGAACGCTGGAAGAGAAATCGTGAGACTTGCAGAGGACAAGTCTGTGATGACAGTTGAACACGACCTGGCAACGCTGGATTTGATCGCATCTGGTATCCACATATTCTACGGAGAGCCAGGAGGCTACGGAATGGTATCGGATACACTGTCGACAAAAGAAGGAATCAACAACTACCTTGACGGCTATCTTCCATCACAGAACGTTAGGTTCAGAAAGGAATCAATCGAGTTCGACAGGACGAAGCGATCACAGGTTGAACAGCATGAAACAGTCCTGGAGTTCCCAAATTTTTCTAAAGATTTTGGGGAGGGAGAATTCGAACTTGAAACAGAGGCTGGAGAACTGCATGAAGAGGAAATCCTCGCTGTCTTCGGCGAGAACGGCCTAGGTAAAACAGTATTTGCAAGGATGCTAGCAGGAGCAATAGAACCAGAGTCAGGGGATTCACCAGATATCTCAATCTCCTACAAACCACAGTACCTTGAAGCGCAGGATGAGACAGTTCAAGAGGCACTCTCCAAACACACAAATGTTGAAAACAAGAGGTTTGAGAACCGGATTGCAGAGCCTTTAGGACTCAAAAAATTGTATGAAAACAATCTGCAAGATCTCTCCGGCGGAGAACTACAGCGAGTTGGAATAGCAATCTGTCTTTCCAAGAACTCAGATATATACCTCCTTGATGAACCATCCGCGTATCTTGATGTAGAGGCCCGTGTAGAGCTGGGCAGAACACTGAAACGGTTTGCACGGAAAACCGAGAAACCTCTGATGGTGATTGATCACGACCTACTGATGCTCGACTATATCGCCGATAGAGGCATAATTTTCACAGGAGAACCCGGAATAAGAGGAAGTTCTACAGAACCGACAGAGATCGGGGAAGCAATAGACCTGTTTCTGAAGGAGGTCGATCTAACCTTCAGGAAAGACCCTGATACGGGGAGACCTCGGGCTAACAAACCTGGAAGCCAGAAGGACCAGGAACAGAGAGAAAAAGGAGAATATTACGAGAAGTGA
- a CDS encoding alanyl-tRNA editing protein translates to MSGKLYLPDNEYQKEFEAEITKSRETTEVDYDGYICFSETLFYKEGGGQPSDTGTISWGEKESKVVDVQRDHGEIRHYIQGELPEAETEIKGEIDWERRYKHMRMHTAQHVVSWVVLNRYNASTAGNQIHKDYSRIDFEPADFDESDVEKIERSVNTLIERELEVEKKYMSRERVEEAVEEGRTNLDIIPEHVDPLRVVIIGENDLCPCGGTHVDSIDEIGRVNITNRISKGASVERLEFVLEE, encoded by the coding sequence ATGTCAGGAAAACTTTATCTGCCGGACAATGAATACCAGAAGGAGTTCGAAGCCGAAATAACGAAAAGCAGAGAAACAACTGAGGTAGATTACGACGGTTATATCTGCTTTAGTGAAACACTTTTCTACAAGGAAGGAGGTGGTCAGCCCTCCGATACAGGAACTATCAGCTGGGGAGAAAAAGAATCGAAAGTTGTAGATGTACAGAGAGATCACGGCGAAATAAGACACTACATCCAAGGGGAACTACCAGAAGCTGAAACCGAGATAAAAGGCGAGATTGATTGGGAGAGACGTTATAAACATATGAGGATGCATACCGCCCAACACGTTGTATCATGGGTAGTGCTCAACCGCTACAATGCATCTACAGCCGGGAACCAGATACACAAGGATTATTCTCGGATAGACTTTGAACCGGCAGATTTCGATGAAAGCGATGTGGAGAAGATTGAAAGATCGGTTAACACACTGATTGAAAGAGAGCTTGAAGTCGAGAAAAAATACATGTCCCGAGAACGGGTGGAAGAAGCAGTGGAAGAAGGAAGAACCAATCTTGATATAATCCCTGAACATGTTGATCCGCTCAGAGTTGTGATAATAGGAGAAAACGATCTTTGTCCTTGTGGTGGAACACATGTGGATAGTATAGACGAGATAGGCAGAGTCAACATTACCAACAGGATTTCTAAGGGAGCAAGTGTAGAAAGGCTTGAGTTCGTACTTGAAGAGTGA
- a CDS encoding 30S ribosomal protein S17e — MGRVRQTYIKRLAKDLVEADPERFSEDFDENKEELKDMNEFESKRIRNRTAGYIVRVVQNKDKQPTAPA; from the coding sequence ATGGGACGTGTTAGACAGACTTACATTAAGAGGTTAGCGAAGGATCTAGTAGAAGCGGATCCGGAGAGATTCTCAGAAGACTTTGATGAAAACAAGGAAGAACTGAAGGATATGAATGAGTTCGAGTCAAAAAGAATCAGGAATCGTACTGCGGGCTATATTGTCAGAGTCGTACAGAATAAAGATAAGCAGCCGACAGCACCAGCATAA